The following DNA comes from Lentibacillus sp. Marseille-P4043.
TCACCACAAATGCCATCACAACAGGATTACGGTGGACATGATATGTTTGATGCACATGAGGCGTTATCGACTTTAACAGGCGGACTTGAACAATATTTGTTATATGAACAACACATTCAAGATCAAGAGTTAATGGCAATGGCACAACGACATCGTGCATTTTGTACACAGCTATATAATACAATTGTGGAAACATTTAAAACTGGTCAAGATCCAACAGTAAAAACACAGTCCTACGAAATGCAACAAAACAATAATGTTGTATATGGAATGCAGCCATCAGCACCAAAGACACCAAGTCAGTCTGTCAATGAGTTGAATGATGAATGCTTATCTGGTTTTATGCTGGGATCATTGAAATCAACTGCGTCCGCATTTACCATGACAGCATTGGAAATGACCAACCCTGTACTAAGACGTATTTTTGCTGATAGCGTTCCAAATATGATTGAAATGGCCTATGAAGTATTTTTATATCAAAATAAAAATCAATATTATCAAGTACCACAACTTCAACAACAAGATATGCAGACATTCCAAAATAGCTTTGCTCCTGTTCAAGGACAAATGCCGCATTAATGTTTTTCAAACTACCTGTCAATTACTATTGGCAGGTAGTCTTTTTCACCGCTATTATAACATTTTGGTAACTTTTGTATAGTACTTGCATTTATCCTCAAATTGGTTTAAAATACCGGGAATGAGGTCATAAATATTTAATAAAAAATTTGAGGTGAAAAAACAATGAAGAATATACCTTCATCCAAAATGGGGTTCTTTTTTGTTGCGGTAATTTTACTATGGATAAAATCTTATGTTATATATGAGTTTGAATTTAATTTAGATATACAAAATGGTTTACAACAATTTCTACTATTCATTAATCCATTGAGTTCCGCATTAATTTTCCTAGGTATCGCTCTATTTGCTAAAGGGAAAAGAGCGGGAATATGGACAATCATTATCGACTTTCTTATGAGCTTTCTACTTTATGCAAATGTTGTATATTATCGCTTTAATAACGATTATATAACACTACCAACACTGACACAAACAGACAATTTCGGAAGCTTAGGTGGTAGTATTGCTAGTTTAGCAGAGTGGTATGATGTATTTTACTTTTTAGATGTTATTATCCTAATTGCATTGTTCGCTTGGAACAGACATAGCTGGTCTATAAATCGCATGCCTGTTAGAAAGCCATTAATCGTTATGGCAGTTGGTGTAATCGTCTTTACAGTAAACTTAGGCTTAGCAGAGATTGACCGGCCACAATTGTTAAAAAGAACATTTGACCGAAACTATATTGTAAAATACTTGGGTTCATACAATTTTGCATTATATGATGCTGCACAAAGCATCCATTCATCAACTCAACGAGTATTTGCAGACAGTAGCGATATTACAGAAGTGGAGAATTATACAAAGAATAAGTATGCTGAACCAAATCAAGAACTTTTCGGTGTCGCTAAAGGAAAGAACATTATTAAAATTCATTTGGAATCATTTCAATCGTTTTTGATCGATTACAAATTACATGGTGAGGAAGTAACACCATTTCTAAATTCATTGGTTCATGACCAAAGTAAAAACTTTACGTACTTTGACAATTTCTTTCACCAAACAGAACAAGGAAAAACAGCTGATGCAGAGTTTATTTTAGATAATTCAATTTATGGATTACCACAGGGAGCTGCCTTCGTAACGAAAAGTAACAATACGTATCAAGCACTTCCAGCAATTCTAAAACAACAACAAGATTACACATCAGCAGTATTCCATGGTGACAATAAATCGTTCTGGAATCGTGATGAAATTTACAAACAATTTGGTATCGATAAGTTCTTTGATTCCAGTTATTATGACATGGCTGAAGACAAGGTAATTAATTATGGTTTGAAGGATAAGCCATTCTTTAAAGAATCCATGCCAATGCTTGAATCGTTGGAACAACCATTTTATTCACATTTGATAACACTAACGAACCATCATCCTTATTTAATTGATTCAGACGAAACTTCCATAGAACCTGCAGAAACTGGAGATCCTTCTGTTGATAGGTATTTCCAAACAGCTCGTTATTTGGATGAATCATTAGAACAGTTTTTTAATGATCTAAAAGAATCGGGGTTATACAAAGACTCTGTTATTATGATTTACGGAGACCATTATGGTATTTCTGAGAATCACAACAAAGCAATGAAACAAATTACGGGTGAAGAAATTACACCATTCAAGAGTGCTCAACTTCAACGCGTACCATTTATGATTAAAGTTCCTGGTGTTGAGGGGCAAGGTATCAATCATGAATATTCAGGAGAAATTGATGTCATGCCAACATTACTTCACCTGGTAGGAATTGATGCTCAAGATTACATCCAATTTGGTACGGACTTATTTTCAAAAGATCACAAAGACTTTGTAACGTTCCGTAATGGTGACTTTATTACACCAGAGTATAGTAAATTATCTGGAACTTATTACGCTAATGACACTGGTGAAAAGATGGAAGAAACAGAAGAAATGAAAGAACAAAATGAACAAGTACAACATGAATTAAAGCTTTCAGATAAGCTACTATTTGGTGATCTACTAAGATTCTATACACCAAATGATGAGTGGGAACCAGTTGATTCTTCTGAGTATATGTATGGTAAAAATGCAACACAACCTGAAGATGACACGGAAACGGATCAACATCAGACAGATGAATCCGAACTGAATGAAAGATAAATAACCAAAAAGAAGTAATCATTGGAGAGTTCTCCGATTGATTACTTCTTTTTTTACCTATTTTTATCCTATTGTCCTAGTCCAGCAATCGGTTATTTTCATCGGTCGACATTAGTCTAGCACCCTTTGATGCATCATCTTGACTAAGGATTCCATCTCCCCCACAAACACTACAATTATATTGCCATCCTTCATCATCTGCTAACATTCCTGTTCCTTCACAAGCCCTGCATGTATTTTTGCGATCCACCATGTTTGTTATTCCCTCCTTTTCTAGGTTAACTGCTGACGATCCTTAGCCCAATTAATAATTCCGCCTTTTAACATTATCTCAACTTGACGTTCAGACAATGTATGCTTGACTTTAATTTGTTGATCCTTTCCTTTTACATCAACTTTAAATTCATTGCCTTGAGCTATTTTGCTTTTCAGTCCTGAAAGTTCCAGAACATCTCCTTGGCTTAATTTGTCGTAGTCTTCCTCATTTACGAAGGTAAGAGGTAATACACCAAAGTTAACAAGGTTTTGCCAGTGGATACGTGCAAAATCCTTCACTAATGCAACACGTAATCCAAGATACCTTGGTGCCAGTGCTGCATGTTCACGACTCGAACCTTGCCCATAGTTAAATCCGCCAATGACTGCATGCCCACCTTTGTCAACTGTCTCTTTTCCACGCTTATAATATGTCTCATCAATAATCTCGAATGTAAATTTACTTATTTCCGGTAAATTACTTCGAAACGGTAAAACACGAGCCCCACCAGCAAGGATTTCATCAGTCGAAATATTGTCACCCATTTTTAACAGAATTGGCAGTTCTAAATTATCCGGGAGTTCATCCATTTTTGGTATGGAAGCAATGTTAGGACCTTTGTGCAATTCAACTTTTTTCGCATCTTCAAATGGTATTGGTTCATCTAATAAATTCACATCGACGGTTGGCTTACTCGGATCCTTTACTTTCGGATACTTAAAGTCCAGCGTTCTTGGGTCCGTGATTTCCCCTTTTAGCGCAGAAGCTGCAGCGGTTTCTGGGCTGCATAAAAATACACTATCCTCTTTTGTACCCGATCGTCCCGGAAAGTTCCTTGGCGTTGTCCGTAAACTGTTTCTCCCTGTTGCCGGAGCTTGCCCCATTCCAATACATCCGTTACAACCTGCTTGATGCAAGCGTGCGCCTGATTGAAGCAAACTTGCAATGTGACTTTCTTTAACCAAGTCGGTCAACATTTGTCGGGAAGTTGGATTTATATCAAATGACATTCCGTCAGCTATGTGCCTGTCATTGACTATCTCAGCTGCAACCGCAAAGTCACGGAAGCCAGGATTTGCTGATGAGCCTATATAGGATTGATAGATAGGAGTACCAGCAAGTTCAGCAACAGTTACTACATTTCCTGGACTTGAAGGTTTTGCAATTAGTGGTTCAACCTCAGCAAGATTAATTTCTTCATGAATATCATATGTTGCATCCTTATCGGCAACAAGTTCGATCCAGTCATCTTCCCTGTCCTGTTCTTTTAAAAATCGTTTTATTTCTTTGTCAGACGGAAAAACAGTTCCAGTCGCACCTAATTCTGCACCCATATTTGCAATAACATGTCGGTCCATTGCACTTAGTTTCTCAACGCCTGGACCATAATATTCAATTACCCGGCCAACCCCGCCTTTTACATCATGACGGCGAAGCATTTCCAAGATAACATCTTTTGCACTTACCCAATCAGGTAATTCGCCTGTCAACTTTACTCCCCAAACTTCAGGCATTTTCACGTAAAACGGTTCACCAGCAATCGCTAATGCAACATCAATTCCACCTGCTCCCATTGCTAGCATTCCCATACAGCCATTCGCACAAGTATGACTATCTGAACCCAGTAATGTCTTACCTGGTTTAGCTAGTCGCTGCATGTGGACCGGATGACTTACACCATTACCCGGCCGACTATAATGGATGCCAAAGCGCCTTGTTGCACTTTGTAGAAACAAATGATCATCCGGGTTTTTACTATCGACTTGAATAAGATTGTGATCAACATATTGTGCGGATGCTTCTGTCCTTGCACGATCTAATTCCATCGCTTCCAATTCAAGCATAACCAATGTCCCTGTTGCATCTTGCGTTAATGTCTGATCAATTTTAAGACCAATTTCCGCACCAGGTGTCATCTCCCCTGCAACAAGGTGATCCTTAATTAGCTTTTGCGTTATGTTGAGTGGCATGTAACTACCTCCTAAGTAAAATAACAATGAATTATGTTCTTAACTACTAGTATATGAAGTTTTTTAAAAAATTATTTGAAGGAAATATAATAAAAGTTGAATCCGAAATAATTTTGAACCGTATCATCTATTATCACGAAAAAAGGGGATGGAAAAAATGAATAATCATGAGATTGATTTCAAACTACATGGTGACGATATGCAATTTGTTGAGGTCGAACTTGATCCACAGGAAACAGTCATAGCAGAGGCAGGAAGCTTAATGATGATGGATAGCCAAATCAAGATGGAAACAATTTTTGGCGATGGATCTAAAAATCAGGGAAGTGGGTTAATGGGAAAACTAATTGGTGCCGGAAAACGGGTCATTAGTGGAGAAAGTTTATTCATGACCACTTTTACGAATGAAGGTGTTGGTAAAAAGCATGTTTCTTTCGCTTCCCCTTATCCCGGAAAAATTATTCCTATGGATTTAAGTGAACTA
Coding sequences within:
- a CDS encoding spore coat protein; translation: MPSQQDYGGHDMFDAHEALSTLTGGLEQYLLYEQHIQDQELMAMAQRHRAFCTQLYNTIVETFKTGQDPTVKTQSYEMQQNNNVVYGMQPSAPKTPSQSVNELNDECLSGFMLGSLKSTASAFTMTALEMTNPVLRRIFADSVPNMIEMAYEVFLYQNKNQYYQVPQLQQQDMQTFQNSFAPVQGQMPH
- a CDS encoding aconitate hydratase; translated protein: MPLNITQKLIKDHLVAGEMTPGAEIGLKIDQTLTQDATGTLVMLELEAMELDRARTEASAQYVDHNLIQVDSKNPDDHLFLQSATRRFGIHYSRPGNGVSHPVHMQRLAKPGKTLLGSDSHTCANGCMGMLAMGAGGIDVALAIAGEPFYVKMPEVWGVKLTGELPDWVSAKDVILEMLRRHDVKGGVGRVIEYYGPGVEKLSAMDRHVIANMGAELGATGTVFPSDKEIKRFLKEQDREDDWIELVADKDATYDIHEEINLAEVEPLIAKPSSPGNVVTVAELAGTPIYQSYIGSSANPGFRDFAVAAEIVNDRHIADGMSFDINPTSRQMLTDLVKESHIASLLQSGARLHQAGCNGCIGMGQAPATGRNSLRTTPRNFPGRSGTKEDSVFLCSPETAAASALKGEITDPRTLDFKYPKVKDPSKPTVDVNLLDEPIPFEDAKKVELHKGPNIASIPKMDELPDNLELPILLKMGDNISTDEILAGGARVLPFRSNLPEISKFTFEIIDETYYKRGKETVDKGGHAVIGGFNYGQGSSREHAALAPRYLGLRVALVKDFARIHWQNLVNFGVLPLTFVNEEDYDKLSQGDVLELSGLKSKIAQGNEFKVDVKGKDQQIKVKHTLSERQVEIMLKGGIINWAKDRQQLT
- a CDS encoding LTA synthase family protein — translated: MKNIPSSKMGFFFVAVILLWIKSYVIYEFEFNLDIQNGLQQFLLFINPLSSALIFLGIALFAKGKRAGIWTIIIDFLMSFLLYANVVYYRFNNDYITLPTLTQTDNFGSLGGSIASLAEWYDVFYFLDVIILIALFAWNRHSWSINRMPVRKPLIVMAVGVIVFTVNLGLAEIDRPQLLKRTFDRNYIVKYLGSYNFALYDAAQSIHSSTQRVFADSSDITEVENYTKNKYAEPNQELFGVAKGKNIIKIHLESFQSFLIDYKLHGEEVTPFLNSLVHDQSKNFTYFDNFFHQTEQGKTADAEFILDNSIYGLPQGAAFVTKSNNTYQALPAILKQQQDYTSAVFHGDNKSFWNRDEIYKQFGIDKFFDSSYYDMAEDKVINYGLKDKPFFKESMPMLESLEQPFYSHLITLTNHHPYLIDSDETSIEPAETGDPSVDRYFQTARYLDESLEQFFNDLKESGLYKDSVIMIYGDHYGISENHNKAMKQITGEEITPFKSAQLQRVPFMIKVPGVEGQGINHEYSGEIDVMPTLLHLVGIDAQDYIQFGTDLFSKDHKDFVTFRNGDFITPEYSKLSGTYYANDTGEKMEETEEMKEQNEQVQHELKLSDKLLFGDLLRFYTPNDEWEPVDSSEYMYGKNATQPEDDTETDQHQTDESELNER